The segment TTCGAGGAGATCACTCAGGCGTACAACACCCTGATCGACCCGGAAAAACGCGCCGAGTATGAGGAAAAGCTGAAGACGCGCGGTAAAGCCCCGGAACGGAGCGTCAAACCCCGTTTCGGCTTCCGCGAGTTTAAGACGTGGCTCTTCTCGCTGAATTTCCTGAAAACCCTGTTCGGGCAGAAAAAGGTATCCAATCCCTACGCGGGCATCGATAAATCGGTCACATCCCTCGACGTCAAGGAACTCCTGCAGCGGGTGATCTATTCGACCAACGTCTATGTCCAGATCAACGCGGTGCGCGCGGTGTTCGCGAAGAAGAAAAAGTATGCCGCGAACGATTTATTGCGCATCCTGCATTCGAATATCGCCGAGGAAGTAAAGCTCGAAATTCTGCGCGGCATCCAGTACTTCCGTTCCGCGCGGGTGATGACGACCCTGCGGGAAATCCTCAACCTCGAGAAAAGCCTCCGTGTCCGTACCGCGATCCAGTCGGTACTGCGGGCGGCCGCGTAGCCTAATCCCGACTACTGCGTAACCTACTCCCGATATGAAACTCTATTCGATATAACGAGATAGCCCGTGATGAAGGCAGATAAGCGATCATTCTACGGGAAATATTTCCTGATATATCTTTTTTAAATTATCTGCAAGCTCGGGTATTCGCTTTTTGATTGTTTCCCAGAGAATAGAAGTATCGA is part of the Brevinematales bacterium genome and harbors:
- a CDS encoding DnaJ domain-containing protein, which translates into the protein MKTFYEILGVPRDSERGAIKQAYRKLVKLYHPDINKDGERAFEEITQAYNTLIDPEKRAEYEEKLKTRGKAPERSVKPRFGFREFKTWLFSLNFLKTLFGQKKVSNPYAGIDKSVTSLDVKELLQRVIYSTNVYVQINAVRAVFAKKKKYAANDLLRILHSNIAEEVKLEILRGIQYFRSARVMTTLREILNLEKSLRVRTAIQSVLRAAA